The proteins below are encoded in one region of Tolumonas auensis DSM 9187:
- the cobU gene encoding bifunctional adenosylcobinamide kinase/adenosylcobinamide-phosphate guanylyltransferase has translation MILITGGARSGKSRLAEQFAAKQGDNVLYIATSIVTDDEMAQRIAIHQQTRPAAWQTHEGFSRLGNVIRERGAQHDAIMLECITTMITNLMFENTGDIPAEEMDFVALENKINLQIEQLIEGCQQCPCPVYIVTNEVGFGIVPENLLVRRFRDIAGRVNQRLAAFADEVYLVVSGIELKMKG, from the coding sequence ATGATCCTGATCACCGGTGGTGCCCGCAGTGGTAAAAGCCGACTGGCGGAACAATTTGCAGCAAAGCAGGGCGATAACGTGCTCTATATTGCCACATCCATTGTGACCGATGACGAAATGGCGCAACGCATTGCCATCCATCAGCAAACCCGTCCGGCGGCATGGCAGACCCATGAGGGATTCAGCCGCCTCGGCAATGTGATCCGTGAACGGGGCGCACAGCACGATGCCATCATGCTGGAGTGCATCACCACGATGATCACGAATCTGATGTTTGAAAACACAGGCGATATTCCGGCAGAAGAGATGGATTTTGTCGCGCTGGAAAACAAGATCAATCTGCAGATCGAACAGCTGATTGAGGGCTGTCAGCAGTGTCCTTGTCCGGTCTATATCGTAACCAATGAAGTCGGTTTTGGCATTGTGCCGGAAAACCTGCTGGTGCGCCGGTTCCGGGATATTGCCGGCCGGGTTAATCAGCGTCTTGCCGCCTTCGCGGACGAAGTCTATCTCGTCGTTTCCGGCATTGAATTGAAAATGAAAGGGTAG
- a CDS encoding DeoR/GlpR family DNA-binding transcription regulator, with protein sequence MTQEERLIELEELVRSQGKVTLEYICQQYQISYDSARRDLVKLTKIPGIIRIRGGAILSEKRVSLSYNQRNEFNPVKEVLARRALTIINENDIIFLDAGTTTAALAHHLQTPTNIITNSLEVLNEISGKENIKKCVLGGTFDEFSHTILGNITIEQIKRYQADKTFIGVSALSEAGITTDTELDALLKMAMAQQSKLVICIATFSKFNTQLMYQSCQWSDIDYVITDKMPPANILKLIEANEVELIVVTDESAPADF encoded by the coding sequence ATGACTCAGGAAGAACGCTTAATTGAATTAGAAGAACTTGTCCGGAGTCAGGGAAAAGTAACACTTGAATATATTTGCCAGCAGTATCAGATCTCGTATGACTCTGCCCGCAGGGATTTAGTCAAACTGACGAAGATCCCCGGTATTATCCGGATCCGTGGCGGAGCTATTCTTTCAGAAAAACGAGTGAGTCTGTCGTATAACCAGCGAAATGAATTTAATCCGGTCAAAGAGGTACTGGCCCGCCGCGCTTTGACGATTATTAATGAGAATGACATTATATTTCTTGATGCGGGTACCACCACGGCTGCACTGGCACATCATTTACAGACACCAACCAATATCATTACCAATTCTCTCGAAGTTCTGAATGAAATAAGCGGAAAAGAAAATATAAAAAAATGCGTTTTGGGTGGGACATTTGATGAGTTCTCTCATACGATTTTAGGTAACATCACCATTGAACAAATTAAACGATATCAGGCTGATAAAACATTTATCGGTGTGAGTGCATTGTCAGAAGCAGGCATTACAACTGATACAGAATTGGATGCATTACTTAAAATGGCGATGGCTCAGCAATCGAAGCTGGTTATTTGTATCGCTACCTTCTCAAAATTTAATACTCAGCTTATGTATCAATCATGCCAGTGGTCTGATATCGATTATGTTATTACGGATAAAATGCCGCCAGCTAATATCTTAAAGCTAATCGAAGCGAATGAGGTTGAACTTATCGTTGTAACTGACGAGTCGGCACCGGCAGATTTCTGA
- a CDS encoding NifB/NifX family molybdenum-iron cluster-binding protein, producing MITAIPMKEDRVASHFTKADSFVFINENGDVISRKANPALNANCSGKSELLTLLQAENVQRVIVRNIGERILGKLLDSQFAVYQTSCGRQDAKELVSEQANKLTQLTNASQGRQSLNHEAKQANGGCGCNHDEHEHHDQCCGENKTSDQEHHHGEGRCCQNRHEGQMAHHGQGRGRCCH from the coding sequence ATGATTACTGCCATTCCAATGAAAGAAGATCGTGTTGCCAGTCATTTCACTAAAGCTGATAGCTTTGTCTTTATCAATGAAAACGGTGATGTGATATCTCGTAAAGCTAACCCGGCATTGAATGCAAATTGTTCTGGTAAAAGCGAATTATTGACGCTGCTACAAGCGGAGAATGTGCAGCGAGTGATTGTTCGCAATATTGGGGAACGTATTCTTGGCAAATTACTGGATAGTCAGTTTGCTGTATATCAGACCAGCTGTGGCCGTCAGGATGCTAAAGAATTAGTGAGTGAACAGGCGAATAAGTTGACGCAACTGACCAATGCCTCACAAGGGCGTCAGTCACTGAACCATGAAGCCAAACAAGCCAATGGCGGTTGTGGCTGTAACCATGACGAACATGAGCATCATGATCAATGTTGTGGTGAAAACAAAACATCTGATCAGGAACATCATCACGGCGAAGGTCGTTGCTGCCAGAACCGTCACGAGGGACAAATGGCCCATCATGGACAAGGTCGGGGCCGCTGCTGCCATTAA
- a CDS encoding lactonase family protein has translation MSFKTFLVGYGDNQGNGRGLYSVDVSNKSIQAKLIYPCEMKPGAIITTDNRLYMSYLGNNKEPGILTFSLDEAFNLTFLNKQTIPFFITSFGRINHTDHLLGSSFYDGVDVVFETADEIQIKSVDKHLYRPRSADIRQTDTHPHHICAMRDGLHAYSVDMGIDFVSFYSIKNNELHLIKDVFIDCPLGSGPRIMRISPDNRFAYLLHEISNSVAVYALRDFGIDEIQRISTLDGNTVIINSAAGCAMTADGEYLLITNRGENTLVLFKINSATGTLTVCDRIRTGLTPRDLYINDHQIIVAAQASDCLQLFEIDTSQHRLKLLNEVAGVSAPVGFLN, from the coding sequence TGGTGATAATCAGGGTAATGGTCGTGGCCTTTATTCTGTTGATGTAAGTAACAAGAGCATTCAGGCAAAGCTTATATATCCTTGCGAAATGAAACCCGGCGCAATTATCACTACTGACAACAGACTGTATATGTCTTATCTGGGAAATAACAAAGAACCGGGTATTCTGACTTTCTCCCTCGATGAAGCATTCAATCTGACCTTTTTGAATAAACAGACTATTCCGTTTTTTATTACATCATTTGGTCGTATTAATCATACGGATCATCTGCTCGGTTCGTCATTTTATGATGGTGTCGATGTGGTTTTTGAAACTGCAGATGAAATTCAGATAAAAAGTGTCGATAAACATCTTTATCGCCCGAGAAGCGCTGACATACGTCAGACAGATACACACCCGCACCATATATGCGCAATGCGTGATGGACTACATGCTTACTCGGTGGATATGGGGATTGATTTCGTCAGTTTTTATTCGATAAAGAATAATGAACTTCATCTTATCAAGGATGTTTTCATCGATTGCCCGCTGGGCTCTGGCCCAAGAATCATGCGGATCAGCCCTGATAACAGATTTGCCTATTTATTACATGAGATATCAAACAGCGTCGCTGTATATGCCCTGCGTGACTTTGGAATCGATGAAATTCAAAGAATATCAACGCTGGATGGTAATACAGTGATTATAAATAGTGCCGCCGGCTGTGCAATGACGGCGGATGGCGAATATCTGCTGATTACCAACCGGGGAGAAAATACGTTAGTGCTGTTCAAAATCAACTCCGCGACCGGTACCTTAACGGTATGTGACCGGATTCGGACCGGCTTAACCCCAAGAGATCTTTATATCAACGATCATCAAATCATTGTTGCCGCTCAGGCATCGGATTGCTTACAACTATTCGAAATTGATACCAGCCAACACCGGTTAAAATTATTAAACGAAGTGGCTGGTGTTTCTGCACCGGTTGGCTTTCTTAATTAA
- a CDS encoding LysE family translocator encodes MAVSLFAAFWAVSILFVITPGMDWAYAISAGMHGRVVIPAVSGLLLGHFIAILIVAAGIGALVAGNPIALTVLTVIGAAYLLWLGINMFIHPSVPNAGEIQETSSWRRWTIKGACVSGLNPKVFLLFLALLPQFTDPTGSWSIPVQIISLGLIHLFSCGVVYFLVGFSSQTILRTRPRAAQIVSQISGIAMVVIALLLFAEQML; translated from the coding sequence ATGGCGGTCAGCTTATTCGCTGCATTCTGGGCGGTTTCAATCCTGTTTGTGATCACGCCAGGCATGGATTGGGCCTACGCGATCTCGGCCGGTATGCACGGCCGTGTGGTGATACCTGCGGTATCCGGATTGTTGCTGGGACACTTTATCGCGATATTAATTGTAGCTGCCGGTATCGGTGCTCTTGTTGCAGGGAATCCCATCGCCCTTACGGTGTTGACCGTCATTGGTGCCGCTTATTTGTTGTGGCTTGGTATCAATATGTTCATTCATCCATCTGTACCAAACGCCGGAGAAATTCAGGAAACCAGCTCATGGCGTCGCTGGACTATAAAGGGGGCTTGCGTGAGTGGTCTGAACCCCAAAGTATTCCTGTTGTTTCTTGCGTTGTTGCCTCAGTTCACCGATCCGACGGGTTCATGGTCGATCCCTGTTCAGATCATTTCACTCGGCCTGATTCATTTATTCAGCTGTGGTGTGGTTTATTTTCTGGTGGGTTTCAGCTCGCAAACGATATTACGCACCCGCCCAAGAGCCGCCCAGATCGTCAGTCAGATATCCGGTATCGCGATGGTGGTAATCGCCCTGCTTTTATTTGCAGAGCAGATGCTGTAA
- the cobS gene encoding adenosylcobinamide-GDP ribazoletransferase, whose product MKLFLAMLQFMTRIPVPESWTKDLDFNRSVEGIIWFPLVGFVVGAVATAVYSAALLWSDVYLASACYVLALALITGAFHLDGLADTCDGIFSARKRERMLEIMRDSRLGTNGGLALIFIILFRVLAVAHLASVSQALAPFLLWAAPVASRALMVVLMYRQPYARESGLGNVFIGKVSGKRTMLTLLLGLVLVTLLGQGQASIAFLLTLLFSYCYQRFIHHRLGGQTGDTLGGGNELFELFFILTLL is encoded by the coding sequence ATGAAACTCTTTCTGGCGATGCTGCAATTTATGACCCGTATTCCGGTGCCGGAATCCTGGACCAAAGACCTGGATTTTAACCGTTCCGTTGAAGGTATTATCTGGTTTCCGCTGGTTGGTTTTGTTGTTGGTGCCGTGGCAACAGCCGTGTATTCCGCAGCCTTGCTCTGGTCAGATGTCTATCTGGCCTCCGCCTGTTATGTGCTGGCATTAGCATTAATCACCGGTGCGTTTCACCTCGATGGTTTGGCGGACACCTGTGATGGCATTTTCTCGGCCCGCAAACGGGAACGCATGCTCGAAATCATGCGCGACAGCCGGCTGGGTACGAACGGCGGGCTGGCACTTATCTTTATCATTCTGTTCCGTGTGCTGGCTGTTGCGCACTTAGCTTCTGTATCGCAGGCGTTAGCACCATTCCTGTTATGGGCGGCGCCGGTTGCCAGTCGTGCGCTGATGGTCGTGCTGATGTACCGCCAGCCGTATGCCCGTGAAAGCGGGTTAGGGAATGTCTTTATCGGCAAGGTATCCGGCAAGCGAACCATGCTGACTTTATTGCTGGGGCTGGTGTTAGTCACCTTGCTCGGACAGGGACAGGCGAGTATCGCTTTTCTGTTAACACTTTTATTTTCATATTGTTATCAGCGTTTTATTCATCATCGTCTGGGTGGTCAGACCGGCGATACGCTGGGTGGCGGCAATGAACTGTTTGAGTTGTTTTTTATCCTGACGCTGCTGTAG
- a CDS encoding Lrp/AsnC family transcriptional regulator, whose protein sequence is MDNIDRKILAELQSDGRLSVTELADRIGLSLSPCHRRVRALEQSGVIRGYKAQLDPGNLGFNFSALVFVTLKEGDRQAVEAFETAVMEVPQVIQAQRLFGDPDYLLQVVSRDLSAFQQLYDEQLSSLPSVQRLISTLVMKNVVQDRPLPL, encoded by the coding sequence ATGGATAACATTGACCGCAAGATCCTTGCTGAACTGCAGTCTGACGGGCGTTTATCTGTCACTGAGTTAGCGGATCGCATTGGGCTCAGTCTTTCGCCCTGTCATCGCCGGGTACGGGCACTGGAGCAATCCGGAGTGATCAGAGGCTACAAGGCGCAGCTTGATCCGGGTAATCTTGGCTTTAATTTTTCAGCGCTGGTTTTTGTCACGCTCAAAGAAGGTGACCGTCAGGCGGTCGAAGCTTTTGAAACTGCGGTGATGGAAGTGCCTCAGGTCATTCAGGCGCAACGGCTTTTCGGCGATCCGGACTACCTTCTTCAGGTCGTATCCCGTGATTTATCGGCCTTCCAGCAGCTTTACGATGAACAACTTTCCTCTCTGCCGAGTGTTCAGCGCCTGATATCTACTCTGGTCATGAAAAATGTCGTTCAGGATCGACCTCTGCCGTTGTGA
- a CDS encoding Gfo/Idh/MocA family protein: MRLGIVGAGNIVKWCLEALTMTENVCCEAICVLESDLELAKSYQSKFAINKIYTDFNLFLADPAIDFVYLGIPNKLHFSYAWKALQENKNVISEKPFTSNYDEALQLTNLAKDKKLFLFEAITTIYAPNVLLIKEHLSRIGQIKLVQSNYSQFSSRYNQYLAGQVHPAFDPAMSGGSLYDINIYNIHLSCFLFGMPEKIEYFCNKGFNGIDTSGVVVMQYPDFISVCTGAKDSASPSQTIIQGVNGYLKLASSPNIARSVEIVVDGDTKTLNENEFDNHMVYEMKAFNDMFSRQAYNECYRNLEHSLSVMKILTDARNKAGIVFS; encoded by the coding sequence ATGCGTCTTGGTATTGTCGGTGCAGGTAATATTGTCAAATGGTGCCTTGAAGCGCTTACGATGACAGAAAATGTGTGTTGTGAGGCCATTTGCGTACTCGAAAGCGATCTGGAACTTGCGAAAAGTTATCAGAGTAAATTCGCCATCAATAAGATTTATACCGACTTTAATTTGTTCCTCGCCGATCCGGCCATCGACTTTGTCTATCTGGGTATTCCGAATAAATTGCATTTTTCTTACGCATGGAAAGCACTTCAGGAAAATAAAAATGTGATCAGCGAAAAGCCGTTTACATCCAATTATGATGAAGCTTTGCAGCTGACCAATTTAGCCAAAGATAAAAAACTGTTTCTATTTGAAGCCATCACAACCATTTATGCGCCGAACGTTCTTCTTATAAAAGAACACTTATCCAGGATCGGGCAAATTAAACTGGTGCAAAGTAACTATTCACAGTTTTCCAGCCGCTATAACCAGTATCTGGCAGGTCAGGTTCACCCTGCATTTGATCCGGCAATGTCGGGTGGCTCACTATATGACATTAATATCTACAACATCCATCTTTCATGCTTCTTGTTCGGCATGCCGGAGAAAATTGAATATTTCTGCAATAAAGGCTTTAACGGAATTGATACATCCGGTGTGGTAGTCATGCAATATCCTGATTTTATTTCAGTCTGTACTGGTGCAAAAGATTCTGCGAGCCCAAGTCAGACAATCATTCAGGGGGTTAATGGATACCTTAAATTAGCCAGCTCGCCTAATATTGCCCGTTCAGTTGAAATAGTGGTTGATGGTGATACAAAAACACTCAATGAGAACGAATTTGATAACCATATGGTTTATGAAATGAAAGCATTCAACGATATGTTTTCAAGACAAGCCTATAATGAGTGTTACAGGAATTTAGAACACTCCTTGTCAGTTATGAAAATTCTTACTGATGCCAGAAACAAGGCCGGAATAGTTTTTAGCTGA
- the cobT gene encoding nicotinate-nucleotide--dimethylbenzimidazole phosphoribosyltransferase, with amino-acid sequence MHTLGQLIDQIKPLDQDAMKQAKHQTDGLLKPLGSLGRLEDIVTQLAGIYRTPELKTGRKQIIVMAADHGVFDEGIAVTPKNVTAIQAFNMTRGLTGVCALAHAAGVEVNIVDVGIDCDPLPGVLNMKVARGCGNIAKEPAMTREQAEQLLLASANLAMAQVANGVAILGVGELGIGNTTPAAAMVSVLTGTKPEQVVGLGANFPSDRLHHKIAVVEQAIACNRPDPNDGLDVLAKVGGFDLVGMTGVMLGGAAAGVPIVLDGFLSYACALVACRIAPQVWHYLLPSHLSAEKGSCVALAHMDLKPFLQLDMRLGEGSGAAIAMQIIDAAHSMYNRMGKLADDNLALPVPS; translated from the coding sequence ATGCATACTCTGGGTCAATTGATTGATCAGATAAAGCCGCTCGATCAAGATGCAATGAAACAGGCTAAACACCAGACAGACGGATTATTAAAACCGCTCGGCAGCCTGGGGCGTCTGGAAGATATCGTCACTCAATTGGCTGGTATTTACCGGACTCCGGAGCTGAAAACCGGGCGCAAACAGATCATTGTGATGGCAGCTGATCATGGTGTATTTGATGAAGGAATTGCGGTCACACCGAAAAATGTCACGGCGATTCAGGCCTTCAATATGACCCGGGGATTAACCGGGGTTTGCGCTCTGGCTCACGCCGCCGGTGTTGAAGTGAATATCGTTGATGTGGGTATCGACTGCGATCCGCTGCCGGGTGTCCTGAATATGAAAGTCGCGCGGGGATGCGGCAATATTGCCAAAGAACCGGCGATGACGCGTGAACAGGCGGAACAGCTCCTGCTTGCCAGCGCAAATCTGGCCATGGCGCAGGTTGCTAATGGTGTCGCCATACTGGGTGTCGGGGAATTGGGTATCGGGAATACGACGCCCGCTGCTGCGATGGTCAGTGTACTGACCGGCACGAAACCAGAGCAGGTTGTCGGGCTCGGCGCCAATTTTCCCAGCGATCGTTTACATCATAAAATAGCCGTGGTTGAACAAGCTATCGCCTGTAACCGGCCTGATCCCAATGATGGTCTGGATGTTCTGGCTAAAGTGGGCGGCTTTGATCTGGTTGGTATGACCGGTGTGATGCTGGGTGGCGCTGCAGCGGGAGTGCCTATTGTGCTGGATGGTTTTCTCTCCTACGCCTGTGCACTGGTTGCCTGTCGTATTGCACCCCAAGTCTGGCACTATCTGCTGCCTTCTCATTTATCCGCAGAAAAAGGCTCTTGTGTTGCCTTGGCGCATATGGATCTAAAACCGTTCCTGCAGCTGGATATGCGTTTAGGTGAGGGCAGTGGTGCCGCCATCGCTATGCAAATTATTGACGCGGCCCACTCCATGTACAACCGGATGGGAAAACTGGCTGATGATAATTTAGCTTTGCCAGTGCCATCCTGA
- a CDS encoding DUF134 domain-containing protein — protein MGRPKIPRNICGKPADSCFKPNGIPMTELERVELAPDEFEALRLVDLQGMLQQDAAVVMGVSRQTLANLVKAARCKVVDCLAHGKALMMHHSD, from the coding sequence ATGGGACGACCTAAAATCCCGCGTAATATTTGTGGTAAACCAGCAGATAGCTGTTTTAAACCGAATGGTATTCCAATGACTGAATTGGAACGGGTTGAATTGGCTCCGGATGAATTTGAAGCTTTACGCTTAGTTGATTTGCAAGGAATGCTGCAACAGGACGCTGCTGTTGTGATGGGCGTGTCCCGCCAGACATTGGCTAATCTTGTTAAAGCCGCGCGATGCAAAGTGGTCGATTGTTTAGCGCATGGCAAAGCATTGATGATGCATCATTCAGATTAG
- a CDS encoding MBL fold metallo-hydrolase produces MSCLFELTVICDNHAAEGLLPEHGLAFVLRADKNNILFDTGSGETLIHNATRLGIDLADITYLVLSHGHFDHTGGIAQVLHLNEHCPLIAHPFVLSERYSRHPDLPVRRISMPFSVQAALQQLSPIRLRCQSVSSMLSNNVGVTGKIPRTSLFEDTGGPFYIDEAGQFNDAIPDDQALWINTPQGLVIILGCCHAGVVNTIEYIRHLAGESRVAGIIGGLHLLHVSPERIEQTLIYLKKLKPDFIYAGHCTGDDVIVTMHENLRDSAVSQLYAGMHIGTVNRLLCS; encoded by the coding sequence GTGAGTTGTCTGTTTGAGTTGACTGTTATCTGCGATAACCATGCAGCAGAGGGGTTACTCCCTGAACATGGTCTGGCATTTGTGCTTCGTGCGGATAAAAACAATATTCTGTTTGATACCGGCAGCGGCGAAACATTGATCCACAATGCGACTAGACTGGGTATTGATCTGGCTGATATCACTTATCTGGTACTGAGCCATGGTCACTTTGATCATACTGGTGGGATCGCCCAGGTGCTGCACTTGAATGAACACTGCCCGCTCATTGCACATCCCTTTGTCTTATCTGAACGATACAGCCGTCATCCCGATCTGCCTGTAAGACGTATCAGCATGCCATTCAGTGTTCAGGCCGCGTTACAGCAATTATCTCCGATACGGCTACGCTGTCAGTCAGTATCTTCTATGCTGAGCAACAACGTAGGTGTTACCGGCAAAATCCCGCGAACCAGTTTATTTGAAGACACAGGCGGGCCATTTTATATTGATGAAGCAGGCCAGTTTAATGACGCCATCCCGGATGATCAGGCCTTATGGATTAATACACCGCAGGGTCTGGTGATTATTCTGGGCTGTTGTCATGCCGGTGTCGTGAATACGATCGAATATATCCGTCATCTTGCCGGGGAGTCTCGTGTTGCGGGCATCATTGGCGGACTCCATCTGCTCCATGTATCTCCTGAACGGATTGAACAGACCCTTATTTATTTAAAAAAACTCAAGCCTGATTTCATCTATGCCGGACATTGCACTGGTGATGATGTCATTGTGACGATGCATGAAAATCTGCGGGATAGTGCCGTGTCGCAGCTATACGCCGGTATGCATATAGGAACTGTGAATCGTTTACTCTGTTCATAG
- the modD gene encoding ModD protein — protein MRCVLTDEQLLKLLHDDVPFGDLTTELLLTADKPVQITFAARQDMTVCCVEEAARLFELCGATSELLVSSGHSVTKGSVLLKATGHTDALFAVWKVTQILVEWASGVASATRALVDAAGSVPVACTRKQTPGTKALSVKAVKAGGGVIHRLGLSESILLFAEHRQFLAETPAAILQRLKTQAPEHRRVVEVHDLDDARLWAKAGAEVLQMDKFSLEDVRACAAFCRENQLPVILAAAGGVNAKNAADYVAAGAGLLVTSAPYHAEPKDVQVIFS, from the coding sequence ATGCGCTGTGTGCTTACCGATGAGCAATTGTTGAAGTTATTACACGACGATGTGCCATTTGGAGACTTGACTACCGAACTGCTGCTTACAGCAGATAAACCGGTTCAGATCACTTTTGCCGCCCGGCAGGACATGACGGTCTGTTGTGTCGAAGAAGCGGCCCGGCTGTTTGAATTGTGTGGTGCAACGAGCGAACTGCTGGTTTCATCGGGTCATTCGGTAACGAAAGGTTCTGTGTTGCTGAAAGCGACAGGCCATACCGATGCGTTATTTGCAGTCTGGAAAGTGACACAGATACTGGTGGAATGGGCGAGTGGGGTTGCCAGTGCAACTCGTGCTCTGGTTGACGCCGCTGGTTCTGTTCCGGTTGCCTGTACCCGAAAACAGACTCCGGGTACGAAAGCGCTATCGGTCAAAGCGGTGAAAGCGGGTGGCGGTGTCATTCATCGGCTGGGCTTATCAGAAAGCATTTTGCTGTTTGCGGAACACCGGCAATTTTTGGCAGAGACACCAGCCGCTATTTTGCAGCGATTGAAAACCCAGGCACCGGAACATCGTCGTGTTGTCGAAGTGCATGATCTGGACGATGCCAGACTGTGGGCCAAAGCAGGTGCAGAAGTCTTGCAAATGGATAAATTCTCGCTGGAAGATGTACGCGCCTGCGCTGCATTCTGCCGGGAAAATCAGCTGCCTGTGATTCTTGCAGCAGCAGGGGGCGTTAATGCAAAAAATGCAGCGGACTATGTTGCCGCAGGTGCGGGTTTACTGGTGACGTCCGCGCCGTATCATGCAGAACCGAAAGACGTGCAGGTTATTTTTTCTTAA
- a CDS encoding PaaI family thioesterase: MKTYQACLQSHANCVVCSDGDQNPHSLQLRFIHVAENEVAADYRVNKKHQGYTNLLHGGIASTLLDAAMTHCLLSKGIEALTAELNVRFHTPVLVGDSVQIMGRLISQRRGIYLLEATLSVAKQVCVKATGKFIQPKGGVIHRELSV, translated from the coding sequence ATGAAAACTTATCAGGCATGTCTGCAAAGCCATGCAAATTGTGTTGTATGTAGCGATGGCGATCAAAATCCACATTCACTGCAACTCAGGTTTATCCATGTGGCAGAAAATGAAGTTGCTGCTGATTATCGGGTAAATAAAAAGCATCAGGGATATACCAACTTATTACACGGCGGCATTGCCAGTACGTTGCTGGACGCCGCGATGACGCATTGCCTGTTATCAAAAGGGATTGAAGCGCTGACTGCGGAACTGAATGTGCGTTTTCATACGCCGGTTTTAGTTGGTGATTCGGTGCAGATCATGGGTCGTTTAATTAGTCAGCGACGCGGTATTTATTTACTGGAAGCCACCCTGTCAGTGGCAAAGCAAGTTTGTGTGAAAGCGACAGGTAAGTTCATTCAACCTAAAGGGGGAGTGATCCATCGTGAGTTGTCTGTTTGA